In Lodderomyces elongisporus chromosome 1, complete sequence, a genomic segment contains:
- a CDS encoding uncharacterized protein (BUSCO:EOG09264ZWF), producing MSSPKVIIVSSDDEKFPVEQKVAEKSILMKNMINDLNPDGLTEDFEIPTPNVRANVLSKVLEWCEHHKNTVFQDDEDEDAKKSVPVEEWDRNFLKVDQEMLYEIILAANYLNIKPLLDSGCKMVAEMIKSKSPEELRRTFNIVNDFSPEEEAAIRKENEWAEDR from the coding sequence ATGTCATCACCAAAGGTCATTATTGTATCGTCagatgatgaaaaattCCCAGTTGAGCAAAAAGTTGCAGAAAAATCGATCCTTATGAAGAATATGATTAACGACTTAAATCCTGATGGTCTTACAGAAGATTTCGAGATCCCCACACCAAACGTTCGTGCTAATGTCCTCTCAAAAGTGTTGGAATGGTGCGAACACCACAAGAACACAGTATTTCAAGATGACGAGGATGAAGATGCTAAGAAATCTGTTCCTGTAGAGGAATGGGATAGAAACTTTTTGAAAGTTGACCAGGAGATGTTGTATGAAATCATCTTGGCTGCCAATTATTTGAATATTAAACCATTATTGGATAGTGGATGTAAGATGGTGGCAGAGATGATCAAGAGCAAAAGTCCCGAAGAATTGAGAAGGACGTTCAATATTGTGAATGATTTCAGTcctgaagaagaagctgctattagaaaggaaaatgaatGGGCTGAAGATAGATGA